The Streptomyces sp. SS1-1 genome has a segment encoding these proteins:
- a CDS encoding chitinase — protein MDRSRPLALLAAAVLALPGLTALSSAARAADADLVRNGGFESGLDGWTCTAGTAVDSPVRSGSSALRATPAGNDNARCAQTVTVKPDSAYTLSGHVRGAYVYLGADGTGTTDVSTWTQSAPDWQRLTTAFRTGPSTTRVTLYTHGWYGTGAYHADDISLIGPGGDATQPPAPPSGLTAGTVTSTSVALTWPAVPGATGYAVYRDGVKVRTVNGTSATVTGLSPATAYAFQVTALNDAGESARSATVTATTTEPAGGGDSGLPAHALVGYLHASFANGSGYTRMADVPDSWDVIDLAFGEPTSVTSGDIRFERCPVSECPNVESDAEFKAAIKAKQAAGKKVLISIGGQNGQVRLTTATARDTFVSSVSRIIDEYGLDGLDIDFEGHSLSLDADDTDFRNPKTPVIVNLISALKTLKAKYGDDFVLTMAPETFFVQLGYQFYGTGKWGGQDPRAGAYLPVIHALRDDLTLLHVQDYNSGPVMGLDNQYHSMGGADFHIAMTDMLLTGFPVAGDAGNVFPPLRPDQVAIGMPATPNAGNGHVSPAEVTKALDCLTKRTNCGTYATHGTWPGLRGLMTWSVNWDRFGDWEFQRTFDGYFG, from the coding sequence GTGGACCGCTCCAGACCCCTCGCCCTGCTCGCCGCCGCGGTACTGGCCCTGCCCGGCCTCACCGCGCTCTCGTCGGCCGCCCGTGCGGCCGACGCCGACCTCGTCCGCAACGGCGGCTTCGAGTCCGGCCTCGACGGCTGGACCTGCACGGCGGGCACGGCCGTCGACTCACCCGTGCGCAGCGGGAGTTCAGCCCTCCGGGCGACCCCGGCCGGCAACGACAACGCCCGCTGCGCGCAGACCGTGACGGTGAAGCCGGACTCCGCGTACACGCTGTCCGGCCACGTCCGCGGCGCCTACGTGTACCTCGGCGCCGACGGCACCGGCACCACCGACGTCTCCACCTGGACCCAGTCCGCCCCGGACTGGCAGCGGCTCACCACCGCCTTCCGCACCGGCCCCTCCACCACCCGCGTCACCCTCTACACCCACGGCTGGTACGGCACCGGCGCCTACCACGCCGACGACATCTCGCTGATCGGCCCGGGCGGCGACGCCACCCAGCCGCCGGCACCCCCGTCCGGCCTCACCGCCGGGACCGTCACCTCCACGAGCGTCGCCCTCACCTGGCCGGCCGTCCCCGGCGCCACGGGCTACGCCGTCTACCGCGACGGCGTCAAGGTCCGCACGGTGAACGGCACGTCGGCCACCGTCACCGGACTCTCACCCGCCACCGCGTACGCCTTCCAGGTCACCGCGCTCAACGACGCCGGCGAGTCCGCGCGCTCCGCCACGGTGACGGCCACCACCACCGAACCGGCCGGCGGCGGGGACAGCGGCCTCCCGGCGCACGCCCTCGTCGGCTACCTCCACGCGAGCTTCGCCAACGGCTCCGGCTACACCCGCATGGCCGACGTCCCCGACAGCTGGGACGTCATCGACCTGGCCTTCGGTGAACCCACCTCGGTCACCTCCGGCGACATCCGCTTCGAGCGCTGTCCCGTCTCCGAGTGCCCGAACGTCGAGAGCGACGCCGAGTTCAAGGCGGCCATCAAGGCCAAGCAGGCGGCCGGCAAGAAGGTGCTCATCTCCATCGGCGGCCAGAACGGCCAGGTGCGGCTGACCACGGCGACCGCACGCGACACCTTCGTCTCCTCCGTCTCGAGGATCATCGACGAGTACGGCCTGGACGGCCTCGACATCGACTTCGAGGGTCACTCCCTCTCCCTGGACGCCGACGACACCGACTTCCGGAACCCGAAGACCCCGGTGATCGTGAACCTCATCTCGGCGCTGAAGACCCTGAAGGCGAAGTACGGCGACGACTTCGTGCTGACCATGGCCCCGGAGACCTTCTTCGTCCAGCTCGGGTACCAGTTCTACGGCACCGGCAAGTGGGGCGGCCAGGACCCCCGCGCCGGCGCCTACCTCCCCGTGATCCACGCCCTGCGCGACGACCTGACGCTGCTGCACGTCCAGGACTACAACTCGGGGCCGGTCATGGGCCTGGACAACCAGTACCACTCCATGGGCGGCGCCGACTTCCACATCGCCATGACCGACATGCTGCTCACCGGCTTCCCGGTCGCGGGCGACGCGGGCAACGTCTTCCCGCCGCTGCGCCCGGACCAGGTGGCGATCGGCATGCCGGCCACGCCGAACGCGGGCAACGGGCATGTGTCCCCGGCCGAGGTCACCAAGGCCCTCGACTGTCTGACGAAGCGGACGAACTGCGGGACGTACGCGACCCACGGCACCTGGCCCGGACTGCGCGGCCTGATGACCTGGTCGGTCAACTGGGACCGGTTCGGGGACTGGGAGTTCCAGCGGACGTTCGACGGCTACTTCGGCTGA
- a CDS encoding phosphatase PAP2 family protein — MRDTPRPEGTLGDIRTGPPQLRPGRALAHTTGASGSGSPHRSDSRPPQTPRGARPSDPDGRLGTTPPVPGRPTSLLLLLGLPALFFALITWQVVTDGPLVGLDEAASRALVRPGRLSELLADLGNVQVAVPVLLAALGYVTWRHRRAGTDHWWLPGVLAALPMALVPVLVIPLKVLTGRPGTPAVPPATGYYPSGHTATAAVAYGAATLLLLPLLRSAGARRALLVLCAALNLGVGFGLTRRGYHWPLDVLASWCLGTVLLGSLWLVLSRSSRRTSAGTPSPRTGPS, encoded by the coding sequence ATGAGAGATACACCCCGCCCGGAGGGGACTCTGGGCGACATCAGGACGGGGCCTCCCCAGCTTCGACCTGGTCGTGCCCTCGCGCACACAACCGGCGCCTCCGGCTCCGGATCTCCTCACCGATCGGACAGTCGCCCGCCCCAAACCCCCCGGGGCGCGCGGCCATCCGATCCGGACGGCCGCCTCGGAACCACCCCCCCTGTTCCGGGGCGGCCGACCTCCCTCCTTCTCCTTCTCGGGCTTCCCGCCCTGTTCTTCGCGCTCATCACCTGGCAGGTGGTGACGGACGGCCCGCTGGTCGGTCTCGACGAGGCCGCCAGTCGGGCCCTCGTGCGTCCCGGGCGCCTCTCCGAACTGCTGGCCGATCTCGGCAACGTCCAGGTCGCCGTGCCGGTCCTGCTGGCCGCCCTCGGATACGTCACCTGGCGGCACCGCCGCGCCGGTACAGACCACTGGTGGCTGCCCGGCGTCCTGGCCGCCCTGCCGATGGCGCTGGTGCCGGTGCTGGTGATCCCGCTCAAGGTGCTCACCGGCCGTCCGGGCACCCCGGCCGTGCCGCCCGCCACCGGCTACTACCCGTCGGGGCACACGGCCACGGCCGCCGTCGCCTACGGGGCCGCGACCCTGCTCCTGCTGCCGCTGCTGCGGTCGGCCGGCGCCCGCCGGGCCCTCCTCGTCCTGTGCGCCGCGCTGAACCTCGGCGTCGGATTCGGGCTGACCCGGCGGGGCTACCACTGGCCGCTGGACGTCCTGGCCAGCTGGTGCCTGGGCACGGTCCTGCTCGGCTCGCTGTGGCTGGTCCTCAGCCGAAGTAGCCGTCGAACGTCCGCTGGAACTCCCAGTCCCCGAACCGGTCCCAGTTGA
- the gabT gene encoding 4-aminobutyrate--2-oxoglutarate transaminase → MSALPQERRVVTAIPGPKSQELQARRTAAVAQGVGSVLPVFTARAGGGIIEDVDGNRLIDFGSGIAVTSVGASAEAVVRKASAQLADFTHTCFMVTPYEGYVAVAEALAELTPGDHAKKSALFNSGAEAVENAVKIARAYTKRQAVVVFDHGYHGRTNLTMALTAKNMPYKHGFGPFAPEVYRVPVAYGYRWPTGAENAGPEAAQQAIDMITKQVGADNVAAIIIEPVLGEGGFIEPAKGFLPAIVQFANDNGIVFVADEIQSGFCRTGQWFACEDEGIVPDLITTAKGIAGGLPLAAVTGRAEIMDAAHAGGLGGTYGGNPVACAGALGAIETMKELDLNAKAKDIEAVMKARLTAMAEKYDVIGDVRGRGAMIAIELVKDRATKEPNPEATAALAKACHAEGLLVLTCGTYGNVLRFLPPLVIGEDLLNEGLDIIEQAFARI, encoded by the coding sequence ATGAGCGCACTTCCCCAGGAGCGCCGCGTCGTCACCGCCATCCCCGGCCCGAAGTCGCAGGAGCTGCAGGCCCGCCGTACGGCCGCGGTGGCGCAGGGTGTGGGCTCCGTCCTGCCCGTGTTCACCGCGCGCGCGGGCGGCGGCATCATCGAGGACGTCGACGGCAACCGCCTCATCGACTTCGGCTCCGGCATCGCCGTGACCTCCGTCGGCGCCTCCGCCGAGGCCGTCGTACGCAAGGCGTCCGCGCAGCTCGCCGACTTCACCCACACCTGTTTCATGGTCACGCCGTACGAGGGCTACGTCGCCGTCGCCGAGGCGCTGGCGGAACTGACGCCGGGTGACCACGCCAAGAAGTCCGCGCTGTTCAACTCGGGCGCCGAGGCCGTCGAGAACGCCGTGAAGATCGCCCGCGCGTACACCAAGCGCCAGGCCGTCGTCGTCTTCGACCACGGCTACCACGGCCGGACCAACCTGACGATGGCGCTGACGGCGAAGAACATGCCGTACAAGCACGGCTTCGGCCCGTTCGCGCCCGAGGTCTACCGGGTGCCGGTGGCCTACGGCTACCGCTGGCCGACCGGTGCCGAGAACGCCGGTCCCGAGGCCGCGCAGCAGGCCATCGACATGATCACCAAGCAGGTCGGGGCCGACAACGTCGCCGCGATCATCATCGAGCCGGTCCTCGGCGAGGGCGGCTTCATCGAGCCCGCCAAGGGCTTCCTGCCGGCGATCGTGCAGTTCGCCAACGACAACGGCATCGTGTTCGTCGCCGACGAGATCCAGTCGGGCTTCTGCCGCACCGGCCAGTGGTTCGCGTGCGAGGACGAGGGCATCGTCCCGGACCTGATCACCACCGCCAAGGGCATCGCGGGCGGTCTGCCGCTCGCCGCCGTGACCGGCCGCGCCGAGATCATGGACGCCGCGCACGCGGGCGGCCTGGGCGGCACCTACGGCGGCAACCCGGTGGCCTGCGCCGGCGCGCTCGGCGCCATCGAGACGATGAAGGAGCTCGACCTCAACGCCAAGGCGAAGGACATCGAGGCCGTCATGAAGGCGCGCCTGACCGCCATGGCCGAGAAGTACGACGTCATCGGCGACGTCCGGGGCCGCGGCGCCATGATCGCCATCGAGCTGGTCAAGGACCGCGCCACCAAGGAGCCGAACCCGGAGGCCACCGCCGCGCTGGCCAAGGCCTGCCACGCCGAGGGCCTGCTGGTCCTGACCTGTGGCACCTACGGCAACGTGCTCCGCTTCCTGCCGCCGCTGGTGATCGGCGAGGACCTGCTGAACGAGGGCCTCGACATCATCGAGCAGGCGTTCGCCCGTATCTGA
- a CDS encoding ATP/GTP-binding protein — translation MDGDGTQEARGTHATPVPRSRSALPPMPSAPPGQAPGAPVAGWLDEPRPATGPGIWRLGYRPPKAAKAERVSPTTVVGMLIPLAAALLVWSFWRRGALPYEFTLLRLFTPQDWWWGGTTARPKHLEDQALQYPGVEALDVYNGLFFALLLYTVARLGSWPAVVRHLLDGRPQPARALWAAFGALAALTLVYPATFPGVGWDPLPVVSPLFSLIVLLSDSYDVYSAPWETILHLLVTALVVWPFARVGGWWSLARDRLSARGAAQGETPESAPEPRSRFPELREAGRHQAADVLAAEVLAGRMTDVDCARVAHHWERARGQGRTAEFTDTVLRQGGAAFTHPSGARDLPGRTARHDLLSGQVRIGRWATTERTPAAYGGAGAALEPATLGTSLLVVGPSGSGKTRQVIAPLAESLALQALTGSCAVVVVCGAGAPVGPDTSYDVVVRIGDPASTHDLDPYAGSDDPDEAAGFLAEALAGDLDAVGTERATTTLAQLLGPYRAAHGRFPALPVLRDLLEGDERALTDLRERLAGEAHTPMRRELEARVRLTGTTGDPGPALAGRLALLDRPAFADFLGAGGEEHRPFSLRAVAHHPLRVRIDLPERTHGEVSRLIARLVLAQFTEVVQEGSGEHFAALVLDDATGTVTPESVRRVQRLRPRNAGVVLALRTVSDVPEALHGPLYGAVGCRMALSGVTTWDGGRFAEAWGTEWVETRDVAQHTVFADQPMTRALHRLRKLVTGKAVTTEAVTVRQVERERWSASELAHGVPPGHAVLSVTSVRGEHAPPLLVDLRG, via the coding sequence ATGGACGGCGACGGCACGCAGGAAGCACGGGGCACCCACGCGACCCCTGTCCCGCGATCACGCTCCGCCCTGCCCCCGATGCCGTCGGCCCCGCCCGGCCAGGCGCCCGGCGCCCCGGTGGCCGGCTGGCTGGACGAACCCCGGCCCGCGACCGGGCCCGGCATCTGGCGCCTCGGGTACCGGCCGCCGAAGGCGGCGAAGGCCGAACGGGTCAGCCCCACGACCGTCGTCGGCATGCTGATCCCGCTGGCCGCCGCGCTGCTGGTGTGGTCGTTCTGGCGGCGCGGGGCGCTGCCGTACGAGTTCACCCTGCTGCGGCTGTTCACGCCGCAGGACTGGTGGTGGGGCGGCACCACGGCCCGCCCCAAGCACCTGGAGGACCAGGCGCTGCAGTACCCGGGCGTGGAGGCCCTGGACGTCTACAACGGCCTCTTCTTCGCCCTCCTCCTCTACACCGTCGCCCGGCTCGGCAGCTGGCCCGCCGTCGTCCGGCACCTCCTGGACGGCAGGCCCCAGCCGGCCCGCGCCCTGTGGGCGGCGTTCGGCGCCCTGGCCGCCCTCACCCTGGTCTACCCGGCCACGTTCCCCGGCGTCGGCTGGGACCCGCTGCCCGTCGTCAGCCCGCTGTTCTCCCTGATCGTGCTGCTCAGCGACTCCTACGACGTCTACTCGGCCCCCTGGGAGACGATCCTCCACCTGCTCGTCACCGCCCTCGTGGTGTGGCCGTTCGCCCGGGTGGGCGGCTGGTGGTCGCTGGCCCGCGACCGGCTCTCGGCACGCGGGGCGGCGCAGGGGGAGACCCCGGAGTCCGCCCCCGAGCCCCGCTCCCGCTTCCCCGAACTGCGCGAGGCCGGCCGGCACCAGGCCGCCGACGTCCTCGCCGCCGAGGTCCTCGCCGGGCGCATGACCGACGTCGACTGCGCCCGCGTCGCGCACCACTGGGAGCGCGCCCGGGGCCAGGGCCGCACCGCGGAGTTCACCGACACGGTCCTGCGGCAGGGCGGCGCCGCCTTCACGCACCCCTCCGGCGCCCGCGACCTGCCCGGCCGCACCGCACGGCACGACCTGCTCAGCGGGCAGGTGCGCATCGGCCGGTGGGCCACCACCGAGCGCACCCCGGCCGCGTACGGCGGCGCCGGCGCGGCCCTCGAACCGGCGACGCTGGGCACCTCGCTGCTGGTCGTCGGGCCCTCCGGGTCGGGGAAGACCCGGCAGGTGATCGCCCCGCTCGCCGAGTCCCTCGCGCTGCAGGCCCTCACCGGGAGCTGCGCGGTCGTCGTGGTGTGCGGCGCGGGCGCCCCGGTGGGCCCGGACACCTCGTACGACGTCGTGGTGCGCATCGGCGACCCGGCCTCGACCCACGACCTCGACCCGTACGCGGGCAGCGACGACCCCGACGAGGCCGCCGGCTTCCTCGCCGAGGCGCTCGCCGGTGACCTCGACGCCGTCGGCACCGAGCGGGCCACCACCACGCTCGCCCAACTGCTCGGCCCCTACCGGGCCGCCCACGGGCGCTTCCCCGCTTTGCCCGTCCTGCGGGACCTGCTGGAGGGCGACGAGCGGGCCCTCACCGATCTGCGCGAGCGGCTGGCCGGCGAGGCCCATACGCCGATGCGCCGCGAACTGGAGGCCCGCGTCCGGCTGACCGGCACCACCGGCGACCCCGGCCCGGCCCTCGCCGGCCGGCTCGCGCTGCTCGACCGGCCCGCCTTCGCCGACTTCCTCGGCGCCGGCGGCGAGGAACACCGCCCCTTCTCACTGCGGGCCGTCGCCCACCACCCGCTGCGGGTCCGGATCGACCTGCCCGAACGCACCCATGGGGAGGTCTCCCGGCTGATCGCCCGGCTGGTCCTCGCCCAGTTCACCGAGGTCGTCCAGGAGGGGTCCGGCGAGCACTTCGCCGCGCTGGTGCTCGACGACGCCACCGGCACCGTCACCCCCGAGTCCGTCCGGCGCGTCCAGCGGCTGCGCCCGCGCAACGCCGGGGTCGTGCTGGCGCTGCGCACGGTCTCCGACGTGCCGGAGGCCCTGCACGGGCCGCTGTACGGGGCCGTGGGCTGCCGGATGGCGCTGTCCGGTGTGACCACCTGGGACGGCGGCCGCTTCGCCGAGGCCTGGGGCACCGAGTGGGTGGAGACCCGGGACGTCGCCCAGCACACCGTCTTCGCCGACCAGCCCATGACCCGCGCCCTGCACCGGCTGCGCAAGCTCGTCACCGGCAAGGCGGTCACCACCGAGGCGGTGACCGTGCGGCAGGTCGAGCGGGAGCGCTGGTCGGCCTCCGAGCTGGCGCACGGGGTGCCGCCGGGCCACGCGGTGCTGTCGGTGACCAGCGTCCGGGGCGAGCACGCCCCGCCGCTGCTGGTGGATCTGCGGGGCTGA